The genomic region GGTTGAAGAGCAAATGAATCATCTCAATATGTTATTCAATTGTTAAGCCTACGCTAAATCGATCTTACCCTTGTATTAAATCCGAATTTTTGTCGCTGAATTTTTTTATTGCACTCATTATGGGCCGTTCAGCGTTCTTAGCCTTTTTCAGTATGTTTCTTGTGTTCTGTACATCTGCACAGAATGGCAAAGACCAAGACACTACCCATACCCCATTTGGAAAAGGGTTATTCAATAAAGTGGCCGAAGATTCGACTTGGTACACCAAGATCGCCTTCCGATTCCAGACCCAGTATGAGGGAATACAATTCGAAGAACAAGATGGGAATACCTCTGTATATGAAGACCGTTTCAGAGTAAGACGGGCTAGGATCAAAGGTGATGGTTGGGCCACCAAGTCCAGAAGGCTGAAATATAAGTTCGAGTATGACGTACATAACGGATTCGTATTGGATGCCGTGATCAAATGGGTATTTGACAAGAACAGGAATTGGGAACTATGGTTTGGTCAGACCAAGCTACCGGGAAACATGGAGCGTGTCATCTCTTCTCAAAAGCTTCAATTCGTTGATCGCTCTTTGCTCAACAGCAGGTTCACACTCGACCGAGACGCAGGAGTACAATTGCATGGTAAGCAGCTGATCGGAGAGAAATTCTACATCAAAGAGAAATTCGCATTCTCCCAAGGAGAAGGATTGAATCAGACTGTGAGATCGTCCGGATACGGATATACCGCGCGATTAGAACTATTTCCTTTCGGCAACTTCAAAGATGCATATGTGTCCAGTGATTTGAAAAGGCATGCAGACCCTAAACTCATGTTGGCTGTCACCTATGATTACAATCAAGATGCTTTGAGGGATAGAGGGCAGATGGGTTCGTACTTGATCAGTGCGCTTCCTCTCAGGGATCTCGAAACGATCTTTGCCGATCTCCATTTGAAGTGGAGAGGAGTTTCTTGGATGGTAGAATACGCGAATAAGACGACTGCCATGGGCTCACCTATGGTCGTCACACAGATAGAGGACGATGGGGGTATCATCACCATTTCGGATACCTATTACACAGGGAGCGCGATCAATACGACTTTGGGATATCTACTTCCTTCTAACTGGGAATTGGCCGGAAGATATACTCGGGTCGATCCGGAGGAGGCAACAGGGATTGCCGATCAGACCCAATACGGTATCGCTCTCTCTAGATACATCGTGGGTCATAATCTCAAGGTCCAAGCCGATGCCAATTTGCTTCAGGTCACCGATGCTCCCGACCAGACCATGTTCAGACTGCAGACCGAATTCAACTTCTGACCTCTCTGCTTCACATTTCCTTAATAATAGGATGAACGACTGATAATCGTTACTTCATCGCAAGGACATCTTGCAGGTCTTCTTTTGCCATCGAAAACAAAAGCAATGAAGACCATGTTCAAATCATTTTACCTATTGGCAGGAATTTCCCTGATCCTAGCTGGATGCTCCAAAAAAGACTACGGTTGTACCGATCCGTCTGCAGCGAATTACGACCCAAATGCAGAAGAAGATTGTTGCTGCTATTATGCGCCACCGAGTTCTGATAACGTAGTGATCTCAAGCGCTATCACTATAGATACGGAGTGGACCAATGACAATATCTATGAGTTGGATGGACGAATCGCTGTGGAAGCAGGTGCCACACTCACGATACAAGAAGGAACCATCATCAAAGGGCAAGCGGGTTCAGGCCCCAATGCCTCTGCTCTGCTTGTAGCTAGAAATGCAAAGCTGATAGCAGAAGGGACGGCAGACCTACCGATCATCTTCACTTCGGTGGCCGATGAGATCTCCCAAGCTGATGTGGCCAGCGGAAATTATTCTTCACCGAATCTAGACCCCACTATCAATGGACTCTGGGGTGGAGTGATCGTTCTTGGAAATGCTCCCATCTCTGCTTCAGCTGAGACGGTATCGATCGAAGGAATCCCCACAACTGATGCCAATGGACTCTATGGCGGCTCGGATGATATGGACAATGCCGGGGCCAGTGTGCTCAAGTATATCTCTATCCGTCATGGAGGTTCCAACATAGGCGCTGGAAACGAGATCAATGGACTGACTCTAGGTGGTGTGGGTTCTTCGACTGAGATCTCCAACATAGAGATCGTCTCCAATCAGGACGATGGCATCGAGTGGTTCGGTGGAACGGTAGACGTTTCTAATGTAGTGGTATGGAACGTAGGTGATGACGGTCTTGATACCGACCAATCTTGGGCCGGGACGCTTGACAATTTCGTAGTAGTCACTCCAGCTGGACATTGCTTCGAATTGGACGGACCGGAAGGGTCGATGGTCGCAGGACACACCTTTATGAACGGAACGGTGATCGCCTCTGATGAAAGTGCGGAAGTGGACCGAAAAAGCGAAGACCTCATCAATACCGATGACAATTCGGTAGTGGATTTTGTAAATGTGCACATCACAGGTATCGCTGAAGGCCAGGTGGTCAATCGAACCATGCACACCGAAGGTACGGTCAACTTCACCAATGTCACCTTGGATGTGGACACTAGTAATCTAGGAGATTACATAGGTGATAGTGACACTGCACCGATAGGTATCACAGCGGGAGGAAGCTCTCAGGCCGATGTATCCGGAATGGGATGGACCTGGGCCGCTCAGGATGGCAAGCTCGATTTCTGATCGTCCAAGAACAACATCGAACAGTACCAACTGGACAGGCTCGCTGTGGTGAGTCTGTCCTTTTCCATTTACTCATGAGAACATTAATCAGTATCATCTTCTCAGGTATCGCTTTGATCGGATTATCCCAAAAAGGGACCATTCGCGGTATGGTGACGGATGCTCATTCTTCAGAATCCTTGATCGGAGTCAATGTATCCATCAAAGGCACCACTACGGGAACCTTCACAGATCTGGATGGAAAATTCTCTATTACAGTGGATCCTGGGACCTATGACCTACAAGTCACCTATGTCTCTTATCAGACGAATACGATCTCCGATGTGGTGGTAAGCGAAGATGAGGTCACTGTGCTGAACAATATCCAGCTTTCTACAGCTTCTATGAATCTGAGCGAAGTCATTGTGAAGGCCGAATTGGTGAAGAACAATGAGACTGCTATCATGGTCATGAAGCAGAAATCAGTCGCCATGATGGATGGAATCTCAT from Flavobacteriales bacterium harbors:
- a CDS encoding FmdC precursor, whose translation is MFLVFCTSAQNGKDQDTTHTPFGKGLFNKVAEDSTWYTKIAFRFQTQYEGIQFEEQDGNTSVYEDRFRVRRARIKGDGWATKSRRLKYKFEYDVHNGFVLDAVIKWVFDKNRNWELWFGQTKLPGNMERVISSQKLQFVDRSLLNSRFTLDRDAGVQLHGKQLIGEKFYIKEKFAFSQGEGLNQTVRSSGYGYTARLELFPFGNFKDAYVSSDLKRHADPKLMLAVTYDYNQDALRDRGQMGSYLISALPLRDLETIFADLHLKWRGVSWMVEYANKTTAMGSPMVVTQIEDDGGIITISDTYYTGSAINTTLGYLLPSNWELAGRYTRVDPEEATGIADQTQYGIALSRYIVGHNLKVQADANLLQVTDAPDQTMFRLQTEFNF